The Candidatus Accumulibacter similis genome has a segment encoding these proteins:
- a CDS encoding dihydrolipoyl dehydrogenase, translated as MNTLEVDVAIIGAGTAGMSAYRAALAHTRSVVVIEGGPYGTTCARVGCMPSKLLIAAAEAAHAARHADAFGVVVDSLRIDGAAVMQRVRDERDRFVGFVTEAVEHWPAEHRLRGHARFLDRHTLQVGEHTRVTAGRIVIATGSHPNVPADWREAAGDRLIVNDDVFAWQSLPQSVAVLGTGVIALELAQALHRLGVRVGLYGRSERVGPLTDPVLQAEARKLFAQELPMRLGASDWHLRRVGNEVAIRVGEEDPGVEQRYEWILAASGRRPNLHALDLQNGGLPLDTRGVPLFDPSTGQIADSHVFIAGDATHEREILHEAADEGRIAGDNAGRFPDVRVRPRRAPLSVVFSDPQIMLAGRSHAQLLRSGVDFVVGAVSFEDQGRSRVMLKNRGALHLYAERRSGRLLGAEMLGPAAEHLGHLLAWSVQRGDSVQEMLDSPFYHPVIEEGLRTALRGLQRALRMGPPPVERCLDCGPGA; from the coding sequence GTGAATACACTGGAAGTTGATGTTGCCATCATCGGCGCCGGCACTGCCGGAATGTCCGCGTACCGCGCCGCGCTGGCGCACACCCGCAGCGTCGTGGTGATCGAGGGAGGGCCGTACGGGACGACCTGCGCCCGGGTCGGTTGCATGCCCAGCAAACTGCTGATTGCCGCCGCCGAGGCGGCACATGCGGCAAGGCACGCCGATGCCTTCGGCGTCGTCGTCGATTCGCTGCGCATCGATGGCGCCGCCGTCATGCAGCGCGTTCGTGACGAACGCGACCGCTTTGTCGGCTTCGTCACCGAGGCGGTGGAACATTGGCCGGCCGAGCATCGCCTGCGCGGCCACGCCCGTTTTCTTGACCGCCACACGTTGCAGGTGGGCGAGCACACGCGCGTCACGGCGGGACGCATCGTCATCGCCACCGGCTCGCACCCGAACGTGCCGGCAGATTGGCGCGAGGCCGCCGGCGACCGGCTGATCGTCAACGACGACGTCTTTGCCTGGCAATCGCTGCCGCAGTCCGTCGCCGTGCTCGGTACCGGGGTGATTGCCCTGGAGTTGGCGCAGGCCTTGCATCGATTGGGCGTGCGCGTCGGTCTCTATGGCCGCAGCGAGCGCGTCGGCCCGCTCACCGACCCCGTCCTGCAGGCCGAGGCGCGCAAGCTCTTCGCTCAGGAACTGCCGATGCGCCTGGGTGCGTCCGACTGGCACCTCCGGCGTGTCGGCAACGAGGTCGCCATTCGCGTCGGTGAAGAGGATCCGGGAGTTGAGCAGCGTTACGAGTGGATACTGGCGGCGAGCGGCCGCCGTCCGAATCTGCACGCACTGGACTTGCAGAATGGTGGACTGCCGCTGGATACGCGCGGCGTGCCCCTCTTCGATCCCAGTACCGGCCAGATTGCCGACAGCCACGTCTTCATCGCCGGCGACGCGACGCATGAGCGGGAGATCCTGCACGAGGCGGCGGACGAGGGCCGCATCGCCGGTGACAATGCCGGCCGCTTCCCGGACGTGCGCGTGCGCCCGCGTCGCGCCCCGCTGTCGGTGGTGTTCTCCGATCCGCAGATCATGCTCGCCGGGCGGAGCCACGCGCAGTTGCTGCGCTCGGGGGTGGACTTTGTCGTCGGTGCGGTCTCGTTCGAGGATCAAGGGCGCAGCCGCGTCATGCTGAAGAATCGGGGTGCCCTGCATCTCTATGCCGAGCGGCGCAGTGGTCGCCTGCTGGGTGCCGAAATGCTCGGTCCGGCGGCGGAGCATCTGGGGCATCTGCTCGCCTGGTCGGTGCAGCGAGGCGACAGCGTACAGGAGATGCTCGACAGTCCCTTCTACCACCCGGTCATCGAAGAGGGTCTGCGAACGGCGCTGCGCGGGCTGCAGCGCGCCCTGCGCATGGGGCCGCCGCCCGTCGAGCGTTGCCTGGACTGTGGTCCCGGCGCGTGA
- a CDS encoding VOC family protein gives MLSKNTICLWFDGSAVEAAHFYAKTFPDSAVGTIHRAPDDYPSGQEGDVLVVEFTVMGIPCLGLNGGPEFKHSEAFSFQVATDDQAETDRLWNAIVSNGGQESACGWCKDKWGLSWQITPRALTAAIADPDRAAAKRAFAAMMQMGKIDIAAIEAARRG, from the coding sequence ATGCTCAGCAAGAACACGATTTGCCTCTGGTTCGACGGCAGCGCAGTCGAAGCCGCACATTTCTACGCCAAGACGTTTCCGGACAGCGCGGTGGGAACGATCCATCGGGCGCCCGATGACTATCCCTCCGGGCAGGAGGGCGACGTCCTGGTGGTCGAGTTCACCGTGATGGGCATCCCTTGTCTTGGCCTGAACGGGGGGCCGGAGTTCAAGCACAGCGAGGCGTTCTCGTTCCAGGTGGCGACCGACGACCAGGCCGAAACCGACCGCTTGTGGAACGCGATTGTGAGCAACGGCGGCCAGGAAAGCGCCTGCGGCTGGTGCAAGGACAAGTGGGGCCTGTCGTGGCAGATCACCCCGCGCGCCCTTACCGCTGCGATTGCCGATCCTGATCGGGCAGCAGCCAAGCGCGCTTTCGCGGCGATGATGCAGATGGGAAAGATCGACATCGCTGCGATCGAAGCGGCCCGGCGGGGGTGA
- a CDS encoding cobalamin biosynthesis protein, with translation MRIAIVAITRHGIALAGRVVAALPGAQLFAPDKFRAEAENAAAGAAHCYAGKVGDQVPALFAAFDGIVAIVSLGAVVRLIAPHLRSKESDPAVVVVDEAGRFTIPVLSGHLGGANALAGHLATALAATPVVTTASDARATIAVDLLGRELGWELQASHAELVHCSAAMVNDEPVALVQEAGSTDWWTRHANGRGGPLPANVVRFARLEDVAIDDFAAVLWISRRTMPADPDARLAGRCVRYRPPPQPTGAVPATALALGIGCDRGTPASTIAQAIGEALAACGGTIEDVRAVASIDLKADEPGLAEVARANGWTVAFYRAAELAVIDVPNPSPTVQRHTGTPSVSEAAALLAAGTDHRHLLIEKHRLRGPDGRNATVSIARIPA, from the coding sequence ATGAGGATCGCCATCGTCGCCATCACGCGCCACGGCATCGCGCTCGCCGGACGCGTCGTCGCCGCCCTGCCCGGCGCCCAGCTCTTCGCCCCCGACAAGTTCCGCGCCGAGGCCGAGAACGCCGCCGCCGGCGCCGCGCACTGCTATGCGGGCAAGGTCGGCGACCAGGTGCCGGCGCTCTTCGCCGCCTTCGACGGCATCGTCGCCATCGTCTCGCTCGGCGCCGTCGTCCGCCTGATCGCGCCGCACCTGCGCAGCAAGGAGAGCGACCCGGCGGTAGTCGTCGTCGACGAGGCCGGCCGGTTCACGATTCCCGTGCTCTCCGGCCACCTCGGCGGTGCCAATGCGCTCGCCGGACACCTGGCGACGGCCCTCGCGGCGACACCGGTGGTGACCACCGCGTCGGACGCCCGCGCGACGATCGCCGTCGATCTGCTCGGACGCGAGCTCGGCTGGGAACTGCAGGCGAGCCATGCGGAACTGGTCCACTGCAGCGCCGCGATGGTCAACGACGAGCCGGTGGCGCTAGTCCAGGAAGCCGGCAGCACGGACTGGTGGACGCGGCACGCCAACGGTCGCGGCGGTCCGCTGCCGGCCAACGTCGTCCGCTTCGCCCGGCTCGAGGACGTCGCCATCGACGACTTCGCCGCCGTCCTCTGGATCAGCCGCCGGACCATGCCCGCCGACCCCGACGCCCGCCTGGCCGGCCGCTGCGTCCGCTACCGGCCGCCGCCGCAGCCCACCGGCGCGGTGCCGGCAACAGCGCTGGCACTCGGCATCGGCTGCGACCGCGGCACTCCCGCCAGCACCATCGCGCAGGCGATCGGCGAAGCGCTCGCCGCCTGCGGGGGCACGATCGAGGATGTGCGCGCCGTCGCCTCGATCGACCTCAAGGCCGACGAGCCGGGACTCGCCGAAGTGGCGCGCGCGAACGGCTGGACCGTCGCCTTCTATCGGGCTGCCGAACTGGCGGTGATCGACGTGCCCAATCCATCGCCAACCGTGCAGCGCCACACCGGCACGCCGTCGGTCTCTGAGGCGGCGGCCCTGCTCGCCGCGGGCACCGACCACCGCCACCTGCTCATCGAAAAACACCGGCTGCGCGGCCCCGACGGGCGCAACGCCACCGTCTCCATCGCCAGGATCCCTGCATGA
- a CDS encoding LysR family transcriptional regulator, which yields MDRLHHMQVLVAVVDANGFAGAARKLNLSPSAVTRAINELERQLGVRLLARSTRIVRVTDAGARYADDCRRILADVAEADESVGGTHRALRGRLTLTAPVLFGAQFVTPIVSEYLLRYPEVSAVCLFLDRVINMLDEGVDVAVRIGELADSSLQALPVGRVRRVICAAPAYLRQCGEPRTPDDLVGHRIVSAAGVTPTPEWRLIEDGSPRVVKLQARMTTTSNDSAVAAALGGLGLTRLLSYQVAEHLRSGRLQAVLSDFEPPALPVHVLHREGRHASKRVRAFLDLAVERLRADPALN from the coding sequence ATGGACAGACTTCATCACATGCAGGTACTGGTGGCCGTGGTTGATGCCAACGGCTTCGCCGGCGCGGCGCGCAAGCTGAACCTGTCACCATCGGCGGTGACGCGAGCCATCAACGAACTCGAACGGCAGCTGGGCGTTCGTCTGCTGGCGCGCAGCACGCGCATCGTCCGGGTGACTGACGCCGGCGCACGCTATGCCGATGACTGTCGGCGCATTCTGGCGGACGTCGCCGAGGCGGACGAGTCGGTCGGCGGCACGCACAGGGCACTGCGCGGACGCCTGACGCTGACTGCACCGGTGCTGTTCGGTGCCCAGTTCGTCACTCCCATCGTCAGCGAATACCTGTTGCGCTATCCCGAGGTCAGCGCCGTCTGCCTGTTTCTCGATCGTGTGATCAACATGCTCGACGAAGGTGTCGATGTCGCGGTGCGCATCGGCGAACTGGCCGACTCCTCGCTGCAGGCCTTGCCGGTTGGACGCGTGCGCCGGGTCATTTGCGCCGCCCCGGCCTATCTTCGCCAGTGCGGCGAGCCGCGTACGCCCGATGATCTGGTCGGCCACCGGATCGTCTCGGCGGCGGGCGTCACGCCGACGCCGGAATGGCGGCTGATCGAGGACGGTTCACCACGCGTGGTCAAGCTGCAGGCGCGGATGACCACCACCAGCAACGACTCGGCGGTGGCGGCCGCCTTGGGCGGTTTGGGCCTGACCCGTCTGCTCTCCTACCAGGTCGCTGAACACTTGCGCAGCGGCCGGCTGCAAGCCGTGCTCAGCGACTTCGAGCCACCCGCGCTGCCCGTGCACGTGCTGCACCGCGAGGGACGGCATGCCTCAAAGAGGGTACGCGCGTTTCTTGATCTGGCGGTCGAACGTTTGCGGGCGGATCCGGCGCTGAACTGA
- a CDS encoding glutathione S-transferase family protein has translation MSATPATAIKLYRHPLSGHAHRAQLMLSLLDLPTQLVDVDLMHGAHKEPEFLALNPFGQVPVIDDNGTIVADSNAILVYLARQYGGERWLPSDAVGEAAVQRWLSVAAGQIAFGPAVARLVTVFGAKKDAAAAIALAHAVLTVIESELSRHHFLVGDGMTIADVAAYTYLAHAPEGNVSLDDYPKVRDWLARIEGMPGFVGMQKTAVGLAA, from the coding sequence ATGTCGGCCACCCCCGCCACCGCCATCAAACTGTATCGTCACCCCTTGTCCGGCCACGCCCATCGCGCCCAACTGATGCTGTCACTGCTCGATCTGCCGACTCAACTCGTCGACGTCGACCTGATGCACGGAGCGCACAAGGAGCCCGAGTTCCTGGCCCTGAACCCGTTCGGCCAGGTCCCCGTGATCGACGACAACGGAACGATCGTTGCCGATTCCAACGCGATTCTCGTCTACCTGGCACGCCAGTACGGAGGTGAACGTTGGCTGCCGAGCGACGCCGTCGGCGAAGCCGCGGTGCAAAGGTGGCTGTCGGTGGCCGCCGGTCAGATTGCCTTCGGGCCGGCGGTGGCGCGCCTGGTGACGGTCTTCGGAGCGAAGAAGGATGCGGCCGCAGCGATTGCCCTTGCGCACGCGGTCCTGACCGTCATCGAGAGCGAGCTGTCGCGGCACCACTTCCTCGTCGGCGACGGGATGACCATCGCCGATGTGGCTGCCTATACCTACCTCGCGCATGCGCCCGAGGGCAACGTGTCCCTGGACGACTACCCGAAGGTGCGCGACTGGCTGGCGAGAATCGAGGGCATGCCCGGCTTTGTCGGCATGCAGAAGACCGCCGTCGGACTGGCAGCGTGA
- a CDS encoding DNA polymerase III subunit epsilon: MRPTQPTRKRLLAGLAVFLFMLAVVACAVALLLAGEPTGGTFADRVVKLIPVVLVASGTACWVLFRLDALYVQATLRMAEQLAAALAHSDLRVGRYQAPELEQLAKTANQLLAQREADRDDVAERFRATQASLEEERSRLSALMADLSQSVVVCNLDGRVLLYNQRAKQELSTGPKGEKTELLGLGRSIYAVLDRAVIGYAIARLQQASAAAGSRHAGRVVGSTDFVTGTATGRLLRAHMSPVLSDAGRRHSEGEATSITGFVLVLDDVTTTSERHTRRDAVIQSLIEGCRGPLGSVRAAAEMLCDFPDMLSEEKDRFMRVIRDEATALSSQFEKAARAFSSDLRERWVLEEISGAEILLATAGGIQEKRGGGRPPLAVKTEHVEKGLWLRVDSFALLQALRYLALRLQDEYRIPEVRLSLTRSGHLAQLDLSWPGTFMNNETAMSWLQDPMNVPGKSASLSVTDVIERCNGDIWFQRERVSHRAFFRTVLPLTAAPGNLPMPMIAATAGERPEFYDFDLFDWSAGSHELDDLPLSELAYTVFDTETTGLQPSQGDEIIQIGATRVVNSRLLRHECFDQLVKPQVRLSPGSIAVHGLTRELLAGQPSIDAVLPRFHAFCADTVLVGHNAAFDLRFMQLQEKRTGVHFEQPVLDTLLLSSVLHPNQATHQLEAIAERMGVPVMGRHTALGDALVTAEIFLKMLPLLAEMGVKTLRQAREASQRSYLARVRY; encoded by the coding sequence ATGCGACCGACGCAACCGACGCGCAAACGCCTGCTGGCAGGGCTGGCGGTATTCCTGTTCATGCTCGCGGTGGTAGCTTGCGCAGTTGCCCTGCTGCTCGCCGGCGAGCCCACCGGCGGGACTTTCGCGGACAGAGTGGTCAAGCTGATACCGGTGGTCCTCGTGGCCTCGGGAACGGCGTGCTGGGTGTTGTTCAGACTCGATGCGCTTTATGTTCAGGCGACGTTGCGCATGGCCGAACAACTTGCCGCAGCACTGGCGCACAGCGACCTGAGAGTTGGCCGCTATCAGGCTCCCGAACTCGAGCAGTTGGCAAAGACGGCCAATCAACTGCTCGCCCAGCGCGAAGCAGACCGTGACGATGTCGCCGAGCGCTTCCGCGCAACACAGGCATCGCTCGAGGAAGAACGCAGCCGATTGAGCGCGTTGATGGCTGACCTGAGCCAGAGTGTCGTCGTCTGCAACCTGGATGGTCGTGTGCTGCTCTACAACCAACGGGCAAAGCAGGAACTCTCGACGGGGCCGAAAGGCGAGAAGACCGAGTTGCTTGGCCTTGGCCGTTCGATCTATGCGGTCCTGGATCGCGCAGTCATCGGCTACGCGATTGCCCGCCTGCAGCAAGCCAGTGCTGCAGCGGGTTCCCGGCACGCAGGGAGAGTCGTCGGCTCCACCGACTTTGTCACCGGAACTGCCACCGGTCGTTTGCTGCGTGCGCACATGTCGCCGGTCCTGAGCGATGCGGGTCGGCGTCATTCCGAGGGCGAAGCGACATCGATTACCGGTTTCGTCCTCGTTCTCGATGACGTGACGACAACCAGCGAGCGCCACACGCGGCGGGACGCGGTGATCCAGTCACTGATCGAAGGATGCCGCGGGCCGCTGGGCAGTGTTCGCGCGGCAGCCGAGATGCTCTGCGATTTCCCGGACATGTTGAGCGAAGAGAAGGACCGTTTCATGCGCGTGATTCGCGACGAAGCAACCGCGCTGTCGTCGCAGTTCGAGAAGGCTGCGCGCGCGTTTTCGAGTGACCTGCGCGAGCGCTGGGTGCTCGAGGAGATCAGTGGTGCGGAAATCCTGCTGGCGACGGCCGGCGGCATTCAAGAGAAACGCGGCGGCGGGCGGCCTCCACTAGCCGTCAAGACCGAGCATGTGGAAAAGGGTCTGTGGCTGCGCGTGGACAGTTTCGCCTTGCTGCAGGCACTGCGTTATCTAGCCCTTCGCCTGCAGGACGAGTACCGGATCCCTGAAGTGCGCCTGTCGCTGACCCGCAGCGGACACCTGGCGCAACTCGACCTGTCGTGGCCCGGCACCTTCATGAACAACGAAACGGCGATGAGCTGGTTGCAGGATCCGATGAACGTCCCCGGCAAGTCAGCTTCGTTGAGTGTGACCGATGTCATCGAGCGCTGCAACGGCGACATCTGGTTTCAGCGCGAACGGGTGTCCCATCGTGCCTTTTTCAGGACCGTGTTGCCACTGACCGCGGCACCCGGGAATCTGCCCATGCCGATGATCGCGGCAACGGCGGGAGAGCGTCCGGAGTTCTACGATTTCGATCTGTTTGATTGGTCGGCAGGCAGTCACGAACTCGATGATCTGCCACTCAGCGAACTCGCCTACACGGTTTTCGATACCGAGACGACCGGTCTGCAACCGTCGCAAGGCGACGAGATCATCCAGATCGGAGCGACGCGCGTCGTCAACAGTCGCCTCCTGCGGCACGAGTGCTTCGATCAGCTGGTCAAGCCACAGGTACGCCTGTCACCGGGATCCATCGCGGTGCACGGCCTTACGCGCGAACTGCTGGCTGGCCAGCCGAGCATCGATGCCGTCTTGCCGAGGTTCCACGCCTTTTGTGCCGATACCGTACTGGTCGGCCACAACGCGGCTTTCGACCTGCGCTTCATGCAACTCCAGGAGAAGCGAACCGGGGTGCATTTCGAGCAACCGGTGCTCGATACCCTGTTGCTCTCCTCCGTCCTTCACCCGAATCAGGCAACGCACCAACTCGAAGCGATCGCCGAACGGATGGGGGTGCCGGTGATGGGACGGCACACGGCGCTCGGCGACGCGTTGGTGACCGCCGAGATCTTCCTCAAGATGCTGCCGCTACTCGCCGAGATGGGAGTCAAGACACTGCGTCAGGCGCGCGAGGCAAGCCAGAGAAGCTACCTAGCACGGGTCAGGTACTGA
- the cobJ gene encoding precorrin-3B C(17)-methyltransferase, translating into MTPDTRTAPATPTGKIMLVGLGPGSLGHLTGRARAAIAEADTVIGYATYIRLVADLLVGKEVIRKSMTEELDRAVEALARARQGRKVAIVSSGDAGVYGMAGPTFEVLFDAGWTPESAIEVEIVPGASALNTCAALVGAPLTHDFCAISLSDLLTPWPTIARRLDAVAYADFVVALYNPKSGRRTRQIAEAQRIFLRHRDPQTPVAIVKSAYRPKQRVEFSTLETMGDADIGMLTTVLIGNSSTFVRDGLMVTPRGYANKYAVADGERATRGGEQAGRSLSTGLDGWIATVQQSGRSAAELAREYRLPADYIQSVLDAPLAAAVD; encoded by the coding sequence ATGACGCCAGACACCCGCACAGCACCCGCCACGCCGACCGGCAAGATCATGCTCGTCGGCCTCGGACCCGGCAGCCTCGGCCACCTGACCGGGCGTGCGCGCGCGGCGATCGCCGAGGCCGACACGGTGATCGGCTACGCCACCTACATCCGCCTCGTCGCCGACCTGCTGGTCGGCAAGGAGGTGATCAGGAAGTCGATGACCGAGGAGCTCGACCGCGCCGTCGAGGCGCTCGCGCGAGCGCGCCAGGGCCGCAAGGTGGCGATCGTCTCCTCCGGCGACGCCGGCGTCTACGGCATGGCCGGGCCGACCTTCGAGGTGCTCTTCGACGCCGGCTGGACCCCCGAATCGGCGATCGAGGTCGAGATCGTTCCCGGTGCCTCGGCCCTCAACACCTGTGCCGCGCTCGTCGGCGCGCCGCTGACGCACGATTTCTGCGCCATCTCGCTGTCCGACCTGCTCACCCCCTGGCCGACGATCGCCCGCCGTCTCGACGCCGTCGCCTACGCCGACTTCGTCGTTGCCCTGTACAACCCGAAGAGCGGGCGGCGCACGCGGCAGATCGCCGAGGCGCAGCGCATCTTCCTGCGCCACCGCGATCCGCAGACGCCGGTGGCGATCGTCAAGTCCGCCTACCGCCCGAAGCAGCGGGTCGAGTTCAGTACCCTCGAGACCATGGGCGACGCCGACATCGGCATGCTGACGACGGTGCTGATCGGCAACTCGAGCACCTTCGTCCGCGACGGACTGATGGTCACGCCACGCGGCTACGCCAACAAGTACGCCGTCGCCGACGGCGAGCGCGCCACCCGTGGCGGCGAGCAGGCCGGCCGCTCTCTGTCGACCGGACTCGACGGCTGGATCGCCACCGTCCAGCAGAGCGGCCGCTCGGCCGCCGAACTGGCACGCGAATACCGCCTGCCGGCCGACTACATCCAGTCAGTGCTCGATGCGCCGCTGGCGGCTGCGGTAGACTGA
- a CDS encoding pyridoxamine 5'-phosphate oxidase family protein — translation MSAAATSPWHRGERELQQSVGVAERMEVFGRQVIRDFMPEQHRTFYRQLPFLVIAAVDPAGDPWATLVEARAGLTQSPDARHLQINALPGQGDPAGDALRPGDGIGVLGIELQTRRRNRVNGRVVARDDRQLTLQVEHAFGNCPQYIQARNFSFAGDPAEPFCGRSEVLSTLDAEASAMIRAADTFFVASYVDPDGDAGRRQVDASHRGGKPGFVRVDADVLTIPDFAGNLHFNTLGNLQVNPRAGLLFIDFATGDLLQLAGRTELVLAGDEVGSFLGAERLWRLHVDKAVRRRRVLKLRWRLEEISPNCLMTGSWEEALARQQAQALRNQWRRFRIACIINESSTIKSFHLEAADGAGLPLFRAGQHLPIRLAVAPGAAPLIRTYTLSVAPSDGYYRISVKRAGRVSRFLHEHVAVGDELEARAPLGNFVVDAHERRPLVLLSAGVGITPMLAMLREVVYEGVRTRRVRRTFFVHASRTLAERAFDRELQELVERADGAVDAVRILSQPEPAAVLGSDHDVHGRIDLPLLKGILPFDDFDFYLCGPAAFAQDLYDGLRAMQIADERIHVEQFGPSSLRRRVTEAVTETPRPTLPAAETSVAVVFARSAKEARWQPGGGSLLELAEARGLTPEFSCRGGSCGTCKTRVIAGQVSYTSLPAVALGTDEILICCSVPAAGAGNAAGLVLDL, via the coding sequence ATGAGCGCTGCAGCCACTTCCCCCTGGCACCGCGGCGAGCGTGAGCTGCAACAGAGCGTCGGTGTCGCCGAACGCATGGAGGTCTTTGGTCGCCAGGTCATCCGCGACTTCATGCCGGAGCAGCATCGCACCTTCTACCGGCAGCTGCCGTTCCTGGTGATCGCCGCCGTCGACCCGGCGGGCGATCCCTGGGCGACGCTCGTCGAGGCGCGCGCCGGCCTGACGCAGTCACCCGATGCGCGGCACCTGCAGATCAACGCCCTGCCGGGCCAGGGGGATCCCGCTGGCGACGCGTTGCGGCCGGGAGACGGCATCGGCGTGCTCGGTATCGAGCTGCAGACGCGTCGCCGCAATCGCGTCAATGGCAGGGTGGTCGCACGCGACGACCGCCAACTGACGCTGCAGGTCGAGCATGCCTTCGGCAACTGCCCACAATACATCCAGGCAAGGAACTTCAGCTTTGCCGGTGATCCCGCCGAGCCTTTCTGTGGTCGCAGCGAAGTCCTGTCGACACTCGACGCCGAGGCGAGTGCCATGATCCGGGCTGCCGATACCTTTTTCGTCGCCAGCTATGTGGATCCGGATGGGGATGCAGGCAGGCGGCAGGTAGACGCCTCGCATCGCGGTGGCAAGCCCGGCTTCGTCCGTGTCGACGCTGATGTGCTGACCATCCCCGATTTCGCCGGCAACCTGCATTTCAACACGCTCGGCAATCTGCAGGTCAATCCGCGGGCAGGCCTGCTCTTCATCGACTTCGCCACCGGCGATCTGTTGCAGCTTGCCGGTCGTACCGAACTCGTCCTGGCGGGTGACGAAGTGGGCAGTTTCCTGGGGGCCGAGCGGCTCTGGCGTCTGCATGTCGACAAGGCGGTGCGCCGTCGCCGCGTGCTGAAACTGCGCTGGCGGCTTGAGGAAATCTCGCCCAACTGCTTGATGACCGGATCGTGGGAAGAGGCTCTGGCTCGCCAGCAGGCACAAGCGCTGCGCAACCAGTGGCGGCGTTTTCGCATTGCATGCATCATCAACGAAAGCTCGACCATCAAGTCCTTCCATCTCGAAGCCGCCGACGGCGCCGGATTGCCGCTCTTCAGGGCCGGGCAGCACCTGCCCATCCGGCTGGCCGTCGCCCCGGGAGCTGCCCCGCTCATTCGTACCTACACCCTGTCGGTGGCGCCGTCGGATGGCTACTACCGCATCAGCGTCAAACGCGCAGGACGGGTTTCGCGGTTCCTGCATGAGCACGTCGCCGTCGGCGATGAACTCGAAGCGCGTGCGCCGCTCGGCAATTTCGTCGTGGATGCGCATGAACGCCGCCCGCTCGTCCTCCTCTCGGCAGGGGTGGGAATCACCCCCATGCTCGCCATGCTGCGCGAGGTGGTGTACGAAGGGGTGCGTACCCGCCGCGTACGCCGGACATTCTTCGTGCATGCGTCGCGCACCCTGGCCGAGCGGGCCTTCGACCGCGAACTGCAGGAACTGGTCGAGCGTGCCGATGGTGCGGTCGACGCAGTGCGCATTCTCAGCCAGCCCGAACCGGCTGCCGTTCTCGGCAGCGACCATGACGTTCACGGCCGCATCGACCTGCCCTTGCTGAAGGGCATCCTGCCCTTCGACGATTTCGATTTCTACCTCTGCGGTCCGGCGGCGTTCGCCCAGGACCTGTACGACGGCTTGCGGGCGATGCAGATTGCCGACGAGCGAATCCACGTCGAGCAGTTTGGCCCCTCGTCGCTGCGCCGACGGGTGACGGAAGCAGTCACGGAAACCCCCCGGCCCACCCTGCCGGCAGCCGAAACTTCCGTCGCGGTCGTGTTTGCGCGGTCGGCCAAGGAGGCCCGCTGGCAGCCGGGAGGCGGCAGCCTGCTCGAGCTGGCGGAAGCGCGCGGGCTGACGCCGGAATTCAGTTGCCGGGGCGGTTCGTGCGGCACCTGCAAGACCCGGGTAATCGCCGGCCAGGTCAGCTATACGTCGCTGCCGGCCGTCGCCCTGGGGACCGACGAGATTCTGATTTGCTGCTCGGTGCCGGCAGCGGGTGCCGGCAATGCGGCGGGCCTGGTGCTGGACCTGTAA
- a CDS encoding transposase: MNRDDLARFIVETVDQLDLSNWSRRNPGRGSEAYDPATLLAIVVHGYTTGIFSSRKLDRATYDSMAVRHLAAGSHSDRDSLATVRQRVPDELSVKAGGWWRLRTGAQRPGRG; this comes from the coding sequence GTGAACCGGGATGACCTGGCGCGATTCATCGTCGAGACGGTCGATCAGCTGGACCTGTCGAACTGGTCGCGCCGGAATCCTGGCCGAGGATCGGAAGCGTACGATCCGGCGACCCTGCTGGCGATTGTGGTCCATGGCTACACCACGGGTATTTTCTCCAGCCGGAAGCTGGACCGGGCAACCTACGATTCAATGGCCGTCCGCCATCTTGCCGCTGGCAGCCATTCCGATCGCGACAGCCTGGCGACGGTCCGCCAGCGCGTTCCTGACGAACTGAGCGTCAAGGCCGGTGGCTGGTGGCGGCTGCGAACAGGCGCACAACGCCCAGGCCGGGGTTGA